GCCGGCGACCAGCGTGGTCACGCCGAGCACCGACAGCAGGAACAGTTCGTCCGAGTCGACCGCGAACGCCCGGTCAACGTAGTCGGTGCCGTACCACGCCAGCAGGACGAGCGCGCCGAGGAAGGCGAACGCGACGCCGACCGACGTCGCGGCGTCGTCCAGGCCGCCGCCGAGGACCAGCGCCGACAGGAGCGCGAGGTAGACCGCCACGAGGATGTCCTCGAACACGAGCGTCCCGAGGATGGCCTCGCTCTCGGGGTTGGCGATCCACCCGCGCTCGATGAGCGACTTGGTGACGACCGCGCTCGAAGAGACGTAGACGATGCCGGCGACGAACAGCGTCTCTATCGGCCCGAATCCGAAGGCGAACCCGAGCGCCGCGCCGAGGCCGAAGTTGGCCGCGAAGTCGACGGCGCCGATGCCGACAAGTCGGTCCCACCCCGTCACGAAGCGTTCGAGGTTGAACTCCAGTCCGAGGAAGAACAGGAGGAAGACCACGCCGAGTTCCGCCAGCACGTCGACGAACTCGTGGTTCGAAACCAGGGTCAGCGGGATCGGCCCGATCGAGGTGGGTTCGTTCGGTCCGACGACGATGCCCGCGACGATGTACATCGGGATGACCGACTGGTCGGCCCGGACCGCGAGCGCGCCCCCGAGCGCGAGCGCGGTGAGCGCGATGCCCACCTCCACCAGGAGTTCTCCGGCCATCTACTCGCAGACGAGGTCGGCGAGCGCCTGCTGCTCCTCGCGCGTGCCGAGCGTGACGAGGATGTCCCCGCCCCGGAGTTCGAACTCGGGCCGGGGGTTGGCGACCGTCTCGTCGCCGCGCTGTATCGCGATGACCGACGCGCCGGTCCGGTGGCGGAGTTCGGCGTCGGCAAGCGTCTCGCCCGCGAAGGGCGAGTCGTCGGGGAGGTCGGTCCACTCGATGACGGCCTCGCCCAGCGGCACCTCGACGCGTTCGAGGTCGACGGGTTGGAAGTACGCCCCCTCCAGAATCGTCCCGAACTCCCGGGCCTGCCGGTCGGAGAGTTCGAACAGTTTCGTCCCGTCGGCGTCGGCCGAGGGAC
This genomic window from Halorussus vallis contains:
- a CDS encoding cation:proton antiporter, with amino-acid sequence MAGELLVEVGIALTALALGGALAVRADQSVIPMYIVAGIVVGPNEPTSIGPIPLTLVSNHEFVDVLAELGVVFLLFFLGLEFNLERFVTGWDRLVGIGAVDFAANFGLGAALGFAFGFGPIETLFVAGIVYVSSSAVVTKSLIERGWIANPESEAILGTLVFEDILVAVYLALLSALVLGGGLDDAATSVGVAFAFLGALVLLAWYGTDYVDRAFAVDSDELFLLSVLGVTTLVAGAALTAGVSEAVAAFFVGTAFSATDHAHRIETVVAPARDLFAAFFFFAIGLSTDVTVIAGVADLLVAAVVLTLVVQLASGFVGGRIYGLDRRRSLRVGVGLVPRGEFSLVIAALATSVGTGALAEVVPAFAVGYVLAMSILGSLLMGYADSLTAYKGGFSLEE
- a CDS encoding cation:proton antiporter regulatory subunit, whose product is MTVYETDVPGVGRKFEYELDGDDRLVVLIHHDGRREVFRRPSADADGTKLFELSDRQAREFGTILEGAYFQPVDLERVEVPLGEAVIEWTDLPDDSPFAGETLADAELRHRTGASVIAIQRGDETVANPRPEFELRGGDILVTLGTREEQQALADLVCE